In Burkholderia sp. WP9, a genomic segment contains:
- a CDS encoding TlpA disulfide reductase family protein, translated as MSSTPTTASRRANPLRYLIIAAVALAIAVAGYFAFAGQQRVPDATFTLLSGQKVSTADLKGKVYLVNFWATSCDTCMKEMPQMVQTYNRFKDQGLEFVAVAMNYDAPMYVANYTQTRQLPFKVAMDDGSAAKQFGNVQLTPTTFLIDKDGRILKRYVGEPQFAELDQLLEKALKPA; from the coding sequence ATGAGTTCCACTCCGACCACCGCATCGCGGCGCGCGAATCCGCTTCGCTACCTCATCATTGCCGCCGTGGCCCTTGCGATCGCCGTCGCCGGTTATTTCGCCTTTGCCGGCCAGCAGCGTGTGCCCGATGCGACCTTCACGTTGCTGTCCGGCCAGAAAGTCTCGACTGCCGACCTGAAAGGCAAGGTCTACCTCGTCAACTTCTGGGCGACGAGCTGCGATACCTGCATGAAGGAAATGCCGCAGATGGTCCAGACGTATAACCGCTTCAAGGACCAGGGCCTCGAATTCGTCGCCGTGGCGATGAACTACGACGCGCCCATGTACGTGGCCAACTACACGCAAACCCGCCAGTTGCCGTTCAAGGTTGCCATGGACGACGGCTCGGCCGCCAAGCAGTTCGGCAACGTCCAGCTCACGCCGACCACTTTCCTGATCGACAAGGACGGCCGGATTCTCAAGCGCTATGTCGGCGAGCCGCAATTCGCGGAACTCGACCAGCTGCTGGAAAAGGCGCTGAAACCGGCCTGA
- a CDS encoding sigma-54 dependent transcriptional regulator, translating into MLNHGLQVLYIEDDELVRRASVQSLQLAGFDVIGHASAESAAKMIGADFSGVIVSDIRLPGASGLELLAQCHERAPDVPVILVTGHGDISMAVQAMRDGAYDFIEKPFASERLIETVRRALERRKLVLENLALRRELAEQNSVAPRIIGRSPAIEQVRRLIANIAPTDASVLINGDTGAGKELIARSLHELSPRRDKPFIAVNCGALPEPMFESEMFGYEPGAFTGAAKRRIGKLEHASGGTLFLDEIESMPLALQVKLLRVLQDGVLERLGSNQPIRVNCRVVAAAKGDMAEHVADGSFRRDLLYRLNVVTIALPPLGERREDIVPLFEHFLLDAAVRYQRPAPILTDRQRAGLMQRDWPGNVRELRNAADRFVLGVADDPVMSFGDDGAATQPLKERVEQFERAVIAEALEQAGGAVAVAADKLQLGKATLYEKIKRYGLAAKGEAER; encoded by the coding sequence ATGCTGAACCACGGCCTGCAAGTGCTGTATATCGAAGATGACGAACTGGTGCGGCGCGCCAGCGTGCAGAGTCTGCAACTGGCGGGCTTCGACGTGATCGGCCATGCGTCGGCGGAGTCCGCGGCGAAGATGATCGGCGCGGACTTCTCCGGCGTGATCGTCAGCGATATTCGCTTGCCGGGCGCAAGCGGCCTCGAACTGCTTGCGCAATGCCACGAGCGCGCGCCCGATGTGCCGGTGATTCTGGTGACGGGTCACGGCGACATTTCAATGGCCGTTCAGGCCATGCGCGACGGCGCGTATGACTTCATCGAAAAGCCGTTCGCGTCCGAACGTCTGATCGAAACCGTGCGGCGCGCGTTGGAGCGCCGCAAGCTGGTGCTGGAGAATCTCGCGTTGCGCCGCGAACTGGCGGAGCAGAACTCGGTGGCGCCGCGGATTATCGGCAGAAGTCCGGCTATCGAACAGGTGCGGCGGCTAATCGCCAATATCGCGCCGACGGATGCCTCCGTGCTGATCAACGGCGACACCGGCGCGGGCAAGGAGCTGATCGCGCGCAGCCTGCATGAACTGTCGCCGCGGCGTGACAAGCCGTTTATCGCGGTGAATTGTGGCGCACTGCCGGAGCCAATGTTTGAGTCGGAAATGTTCGGCTACGAGCCGGGCGCTTTCACGGGCGCTGCGAAACGGCGCATCGGCAAGCTCGAGCATGCGTCGGGCGGCACGCTGTTTCTGGATGAAATCGAAAGCATGCCGCTCGCGTTGCAGGTCAAGCTGCTGCGCGTGCTACAGGACGGCGTGCTGGAACGGCTCGGCTCGAATCAGCCGATCCGCGTGAATTGCCGCGTGGTCGCCGCCGCCAAGGGCGACATGGCCGAGCACGTCGCGGACGGCTCGTTCCGGCGCGATCTGCTGTACCGGCTGAATGTGGTGACGATCGCACTGCCGCCGCTCGGCGAGCGGCGCGAGGACATCGTGCCGCTCTTCGAACACTTCCTGCTGGACGCGGCGGTGCGTTATCAGCGTCCCGCGCCGATCCTCACCGATCGTCAACGCGCCGGCCTGATGCAGCGTGACTGGCCGGGCAACGTGCGGGAGCTGCGCAATGCCGCCGACCGCTTCGTGCTCGGCGTCGCCGACGATCCCGTCATGTCTTTCGGCGACGACGGCGCGGCCACGCAGCCTTTGAAAGAGCGCGTCGAACAATTCGAGCGGGCGGTGATCGCGGAGGCGCTGGAGCAGGCCGGCGGCGCGGTCGCGGTCGCGGCAGACAAGCTGCAGCTCGGCAAAGCCACGCTCTACGAGAAAATCAAGCGATATGGCCTCGCGGCCAAAGGGGAAGCGGAGCGGTGA
- a CDS encoding ATP-binding protein, whose protein sequence is MKPVSARQTPASSADEADAGDASPYATINDPYRSDIANVTRRLLILFALVAGLVAACGLTYSIAWQSGIDHLRRNASVRVDRTTSALKSTLERYESLPYLLAEHPIVQDVLVNPSAANVARANLYLEDLNRHARATVTYIIPLDGFCVAASNWRGPGSFIGAGYQFRPYFLDAVKGGVGRFFGIGTISQAPGYYISQPVRRDGKIVGAAVVKLDLEWFQGADASEPLVVTDDHGVIFLSSMPAWKYHTIRPLSGPVADSIYQARQYAQQPIAPLPVTIERTLEGNAQIVRIGGGRYAPRYLASRRGMGEPDWHLITMSPVDPVDADARKATIVTGFGYVSLVLLAFYWRMRRARVREVMRSRALLQKAYAELNRRVAERTADLSEANEQLQKEVAERTRAEQELRAAHDELIQASKLAALGQMAAGITHELNQPLAALRGFSDNTRVLLERGDQASARENLEAIAALTERMGKITNQLKLFVGRARPRSARAPIMRALRNVVALLQKRLAGVEVEFALLDAQSGTRTPLSLADDHPELIAHCDDLRLEQVLINLLGNALDATADISAPRISIEIEVADANLSFAVSDNGPGIAEDVLPRLFEPFFTTKEMGQGLGLGLAISSSIARDCGGSLVARNAPHGGALFVLTLRRARVQTSHTPDPLTTGS, encoded by the coding sequence ATGAAACCGGTGTCCGCGCGCCAAACCCCCGCCTCGTCGGCCGACGAGGCTGACGCCGGCGACGCGTCGCCTTATGCCACAATAAACGATCCTTACCGATCGGATATTGCCAACGTGACGCGACGCCTGCTGATCCTCTTCGCGCTCGTCGCCGGGCTCGTCGCAGCATGCGGGCTCACGTACAGCATCGCTTGGCAAAGCGGCATCGACCATTTGCGGCGCAACGCCTCAGTGCGGGTCGACCGTACGACCAGCGCGCTGAAGAGCACGCTCGAACGCTACGAATCGCTACCTTATCTGCTCGCGGAACATCCGATCGTGCAGGACGTGCTGGTCAATCCCAGTGCGGCCAATGTTGCGCGCGCCAATCTTTATCTCGAAGACCTGAACCGCCACGCGCGCGCCACGGTCACCTACATCATTCCACTCGACGGCTTTTGCGTCGCGGCGAGCAACTGGCGCGGGCCGGGCAGTTTCATTGGCGCCGGCTATCAGTTCCGGCCGTATTTTCTCGACGCGGTGAAAGGCGGCGTGGGCCGCTTCTTCGGCATCGGCACGATCTCGCAAGCGCCGGGTTATTACATCTCTCAGCCGGTGCGGCGCGACGGCAAGATCGTCGGCGCGGCGGTCGTCAAACTCGATCTCGAATGGTTTCAGGGCGCGGATGCGTCCGAGCCGCTTGTCGTGACCGACGACCACGGCGTGATTTTCCTGTCGTCGATGCCGGCGTGGAAATACCACACGATCCGGCCGCTGTCGGGGCCGGTCGCGGATTCGATCTACCAGGCGCGTCAATACGCGCAGCAGCCGATCGCGCCGCTGCCGGTGACGATCGAACGCACGCTCGAAGGCAACGCGCAGATCGTGCGCATCGGCGGCGGCCGCTATGCACCGCGCTATCTCGCGTCGCGCCGCGGCATGGGCGAGCCGGACTGGCATCTGATCACCATGTCGCCCGTCGATCCGGTCGACGCCGACGCGCGCAAGGCGACCATCGTCACCGGCTTCGGCTACGTGTCGCTCGTGTTGCTGGCGTTCTACTGGAGAATGCGCCGGGCTCGCGTGCGCGAAGTGATGCGCAGCCGGGCGCTGCTGCAAAAAGCCTACGCGGAATTGAACCGGCGGGTCGCCGAGCGCACGGCGGATCTCTCAGAGGCGAACGAACAGTTGCAAAAGGAAGTGGCCGAACGAACCCGCGCCGAACAGGAATTGCGCGCGGCGCACGACGAACTGATTCAGGCGAGCAAGCTTGCCGCGCTCGGTCAGATGGCCGCCGGCATCACGCATGAGCTGAACCAGCCGCTCGCCGCGTTGCGCGGTTTCTCGGACAACACGCGAGTGCTGCTCGAACGCGGCGACCAGGCGTCGGCGCGCGAAAATCTCGAAGCGATCGCGGCGCTCACGGAGCGCATGGGCAAGATCACCAACCAATTGAAGCTGTTCGTCGGACGCGCGCGGCCGCGCAGTGCGCGAGCGCCGATCATGCGGGCGTTGCGCAACGTGGTCGCGCTGTTGCAGAAGCGCCTGGCAGGCGTCGAGGTGGAGTTCGCTCTGCTCGACGCGCAAAGCGGCACGCGCACGCCGCTGAGTCTCGCCGACGACCATCCGGAACTGATTGCGCATTGCGACGATTTGCGGCTCGAACAGGTGCTGATCAACCTGCTCGGCAACGCCCTCGATGCGACGGCCGACATCAGCGCGCCGCGCATTTCGATCGAGATCGAAGTCGCCGATGCGAATCTGTCGTTCGCCGTGAGCGACAACGGCCCCGGCATTGCCGAGGATGTTCTGCCGCGGCTGTTCGAGCCGTTCTTCACCACCAAAGAAATGGGCCAGGGTTTGGGGCTTGGCCTCGCGATATCGTCGTCTATCGCGCGCGACTGCGGTGGCTCGCTGGTGGCGCGCAACGCGCCGCACGGCGGTGCATTATTCGTGTTGACGCTGCGCCGCGCGCGCGTGCAGACGAGCCACACACCGGACCCGCTGACAACGGGCTCCTGA
- a CDS encoding dicarboxylate/amino acid:cation symporter produces the protein MKKPIHKVLYVQVIVAILIGIALGHFYPNLAVDMKPLGDGFIKLIKMVIGPIIFCTVVTGIAGMEDMKKVGRVGGKALLYFEIVSTFALVLGLIATHVLKPGVGFNIDPATLDGKAVASYAAKAHGQTTVDFLMHLIPDTLVSAFAQGEILQILLIALLFGAVLATAGEKGKVVTSFIDGLSHVLFGIVRIITKLAPIGAFGAMAFTIGKYGIGSLLPMLKLIGTFYLTSIVFVVVVLGIIARAVGFNILRFVAYIKEEMLIVLGTSSSEAALPQLMLKLEKLGCSRSVVGLVVPTGYSFNLDGTNIYMTMAVLFIAQATNTDLTWTQQLTLLAVTMLTSKGASGVTGAGFITLAATLAVVPTIPLSGMVLILGIDRFMSECRALTNIVGNGVATVVVSAWEKELDRNKLNAALRGDVAIKEPAGV, from the coding sequence GTGAAGAAACCTATCCACAAAGTACTGTACGTCCAGGTGATCGTGGCGATCCTTATAGGTATCGCGCTCGGACATTTCTATCCGAATCTCGCCGTCGACATGAAGCCGCTCGGCGACGGCTTCATCAAGCTGATCAAGATGGTGATCGGACCGATCATCTTCTGTACGGTGGTGACGGGTATCGCCGGCATGGAGGACATGAAGAAGGTTGGGCGCGTCGGCGGCAAGGCGTTGCTGTACTTCGAAATCGTCTCGACCTTCGCACTGGTGCTCGGCCTGATTGCCACGCACGTGCTCAAACCGGGCGTCGGCTTCAACATCGACCCGGCCACGCTCGACGGCAAGGCGGTCGCCTCGTATGCCGCGAAAGCGCACGGGCAGACCACGGTCGACTTCCTGATGCACCTCATTCCGGACACGCTCGTGTCAGCGTTCGCGCAGGGTGAAATCCTGCAGATCCTGCTGATCGCGCTGCTGTTCGGCGCGGTGCTCGCGACCGCCGGTGAGAAAGGCAAGGTCGTAACGAGCTTCATCGACGGGCTCTCGCATGTGCTGTTCGGCATTGTGCGCATCATCACGAAGCTGGCGCCGATCGGCGCGTTCGGCGCAATGGCGTTCACGATCGGCAAGTACGGTATCGGCTCGTTGCTGCCGATGCTCAAGCTGATCGGCACGTTCTATCTGACCTCGATCGTGTTCGTGGTGGTCGTGCTCGGCATCATTGCGCGTGCGGTGGGTTTCAACATCCTGCGCTTCGTTGCGTACATCAAGGAAGAGATGCTGATCGTGCTCGGCACGAGCTCGTCCGAAGCCGCGCTGCCGCAACTCATGCTGAAGCTCGAAAAGCTCGGCTGCTCGCGCTCGGTGGTGGGCCTCGTGGTGCCGACCGGTTATTCGTTCAACCTCGACGGCACCAACATCTACATGACGATGGCCGTGCTGTTCATCGCGCAAGCCACTAACACCGACCTCACCTGGACGCAGCAGCTCACGCTGCTGGCGGTGACCATGCTCACCTCGAAGGGCGCGAGCGGCGTGACGGGCGCGGGCTTCATCACGCTGGCCGCGACGCTTGCGGTGGTGCCGACCATTCCGCTGTCGGGCATGGTGCTGATTCTCGGTATCGACCGCTTCATGAGCGAATGCCGCGCGCTGACGAACATTGTCGGCAACGGCGTGGCGACGGTGGTCGTGTCGGCATGGGAAAAGGAACTGGATCGCAACAAGCTGAACGCCGCCTTGCGTGGCGACGTGGCGATCAAAGAGCCGGCCGGCGTCTGA
- a CDS encoding ABC transporter ATP-binding protein, with product MAFLEIENLHKSFGANTALHHFDMKIERGEFITFLGPSGCGKTTVLRMIAGFETPTRGIIRLDNKDVTHLRTRQRKVGMVFQSYALFPNMTVAENIGFGLKITHRPQAEINQRVDEMLQLIKLPHLGGRYPWQLSGGQQQRVALARALAGKPQVLLLDEPLSALDAKIRISLRQDIRALQRELGITSIFVTHDQEEALSISDRIVVMNEGRVEQIGTPSEIYNYPRTRFVASFVGTLNILAGHVVDPATGKMVVDGQELITTQELPSADAGKKRLLALRPEAIVLEPAAPGRNTLNATVEEVNFLGAVVRIRTRVKDAVISLDVFNDPNRGLPERGQPVSLGFSHENLLVLEEGAV from the coding sequence ATGGCATTCCTGGAAATCGAAAATCTGCATAAGTCCTTCGGGGCGAACACGGCGCTGCATCACTTCGATATGAAGATCGAACGGGGCGAGTTCATCACTTTCCTCGGGCCGTCCGGCTGCGGCAAGACGACGGTGCTGCGCATGATCGCCGGCTTCGAAACGCCCACGCGCGGCATCATCCGGCTGGACAACAAGGACGTCACGCACCTTCGCACGCGGCAACGCAAGGTCGGCATGGTGTTCCAGTCGTATGCGCTGTTTCCGAACATGACGGTGGCCGAGAACATCGGCTTTGGGCTGAAGATTACGCATCGGCCGCAGGCGGAGATCAATCAGCGCGTCGACGAGATGCTGCAACTGATCAAGCTGCCGCACCTGGGCGGCCGTTATCCGTGGCAATTGTCGGGTGGCCAGCAGCAACGCGTGGCGCTCGCGCGGGCGCTTGCCGGCAAGCCGCAAGTGTTGCTGCTCGACGAACCGCTTTCCGCGCTGGATGCCAAGATCCGCATTTCGTTGCGCCAGGATATTCGCGCGTTGCAGCGCGAGTTGGGTATCACGTCGATTTTCGTCACCCACGATCAGGAAGAAGCGCTGTCCATTTCCGATCGTATCGTCGTGATGAACGAAGGCCGCGTCGAGCAGATCGGTACGCCGTCCGAAATCTATAACTATCCGCGCACCCGCTTTGTCGCGTCGTTCGTCGGCACGCTGAACATTCTGGCCGGACATGTGGTCGATCCGGCGACCGGCAAGATGGTGGTGGACGGTCAGGAGTTGATCACCACGCAGGAGTTGCCGTCGGCCGATGCGGGCAAGAAGCGTTTGCTCGCGCTGCGTCCCGAGGCCATCGTGCTGGAGCCGGCCGCGCCTGGACGCAACACGTTGAACGCGACCGTCGAAGAAGTCAATTTCCTCGGCGCGGTGGTGCGCATCAGAACGCGCGTGAAAGACGCCGTGATTTCTCTCGACGTGTTCAACGACCCGAATCGCGGTTTGCCTGAACGCGGGCAGCCCGTGTCGCTGGGGTTCTCGCACGAGAATCTGCTGGTGTTGGAAGAGGGCGCGGTTTAG
- a CDS encoding ABC transporter permease, protein MKSQSRVGAWTAMIVGSLYFLIPLIATFEFSLRMKRGTYSFEAYSVVLGDPRFQASFGYSILMALLTIVVGVLLVVPTAYWVQLRLPKLRPVVEFITLLPLVVPAIVIVFGYLRIYNSSSILPLTGNERATDLLLVFGYVTLSLPYMYRAVDAGLRAVDVRSLTEAAECLGANWPTILFKVIFPNIRSGILSGAFLTFAVVIGEFTLASLLDRPAFGPYLQLIGANRAYEPSALAIIAFVITWASMGLIQVFGSARAMSGQKV, encoded by the coding sequence ATGAAAAGCCAATCGCGCGTGGGTGCGTGGACCGCGATGATCGTCGGTTCGCTGTACTTTCTCATTCCCTTGATCGCGACGTTCGAATTCAGCCTGCGCATGAAGCGCGGCACCTACAGTTTCGAAGCGTATAGCGTCGTACTCGGCGATCCGCGCTTTCAGGCCTCGTTCGGCTACTCGATTCTGATGGCGCTGCTGACGATCGTGGTCGGCGTGCTGCTGGTGGTGCCGACGGCTTACTGGGTGCAGTTGCGCTTGCCGAAGCTGCGGCCGGTCGTCGAATTCATCACGCTGTTGCCGTTGGTCGTGCCGGCCATCGTGATCGTATTCGGTTATCTGCGCATCTATAACAGCAGTTCGATTCTGCCGCTCACCGGCAATGAGCGCGCCACGGATCTATTGCTGGTGTTTGGCTACGTCACGCTCTCGCTGCCGTACATGTACCGCGCCGTCGACGCCGGCCTGCGCGCGGTCGACGTGCGCTCGCTCACCGAGGCGGCCGAGTGTCTCGGCGCGAACTGGCCGACCATTCTCTTCAAAGTGATCTTCCCGAATATCCGCTCGGGCATTCTGTCCGGCGCGTTTCTCACCTTTGCGGTGGTGATCGGCGAGTTCACACTGGCGAGTCTGCTGGACCGTCCCGCGTTCGGCCCGTATCTGCAATTGATCGGCGCGAACCGCGCGTATGAACCCTCGGCGCTCGCGATCATCGCGTTCGTGATCACGTGGGCGTCGATGGGTTTGATACAGGTGTTCGGCTCGGCCCGCGCCATGAGCGGCCAGAAAGTGTGA
- a CDS encoding ABC transporter permease subunit — translation MSASSDAGSVQPELLVPPVPTPTPRVDGPGRASQFLAWIGVVPFFTFALLFLILPTGFLMVGAFQDSQGHFTLANFRDLLQPTVLDAYWISFKVSAASSLGGAVIGSLLAWAAVQGKLPGWIRPTLMTFSGVASNFAGVPLAFAFICTLGRVGLVTVLLKKYLGFNLYSTGFSILSFSGLTLTYLYFQIPLMVLIVTPALDGLKREWREACDCLGGTSYQYWRYVALPVLWPSVLGAALLLFANSFGAVATAYALTGSSLNIVTILLYAQIRGDVMHNQNLGYALALGMVLVTGLSNGGYIWLRSRAERGRR, via the coding sequence ATGAGCGCTTCATCGGATGCTGGATCGGTGCAGCCGGAATTGCTGGTTCCGCCTGTACCCACCCCAACGCCTCGCGTCGACGGTCCGGGCCGCGCGTCGCAGTTCCTCGCCTGGATCGGCGTGGTGCCGTTTTTTACTTTTGCGCTGCTGTTCCTGATTCTGCCGACCGGCTTCCTGATGGTCGGCGCGTTTCAGGATTCGCAAGGCCACTTCACGCTCGCCAACTTTCGCGACCTGCTCCAGCCGACCGTGCTGGACGCGTACTGGATCAGCTTCAAGGTGAGCGCGGCCTCGTCGCTCGGCGGCGCGGTGATCGGCTCGCTGCTCGCATGGGCGGCGGTGCAGGGCAAGCTGCCCGGCTGGATTCGCCCGACCCTGATGACGTTTTCCGGCGTCGCGTCGAACTTTGCCGGCGTGCCGCTCGCATTCGCTTTCATCTGCACGTTGGGACGCGTCGGGCTCGTCACCGTATTGCTGAAGAAATACCTCGGCTTCAATCTGTACTCGACGGGTTTCAGCATCCTGAGCTTTTCCGGGCTGACGCTGACCTATCTGTATTTCCAGATTCCCTTGATGGTGCTGATCGTCACGCCCGCGCTCGACGGTCTGAAGCGCGAGTGGCGCGAGGCCTGCGACTGCCTCGGCGGGACCTCGTATCAATACTGGCGCTACGTCGCGCTGCCGGTGCTGTGGCCGAGCGTGCTCGGCGCCGCGCTGCTGCTGTTCGCCAATTCGTTCGGTGCGGTCGCCACGGCTTATGCGCTGACCGGCAGTTCGCTGAACATCGTCACGATCCTGCTGTATGCGCAGATTCGCGGCGACGTCATGCATAACCAGAATCTCGGTTATGCACTCGCGCTCGGCATGGTGCTCGTCACCGGTCTGTCGAATGGCGGCTACATCTGGCTGCGCTCGCGCGCTGAAAGGGGGCGTCGATGA
- a CDS encoding ABC transporter substrate-binding protein, with product MNRTALARILSMSAVAGVTAAGVSSSASAAPLDALIAAAKQEGQLTVIALPHDWCNYGELVAGFQKKYGIKINELNPDAGSGDEVEAIKANKGNKGPQAPDVIDVGLSFGPSAKAEGLLQPYKVASWNSIPKESKDADGYWYGDYYGVLSFEVNADMIDKAPSDWSDLLKPEYKNAVSLAGDPRSANQAIQAVYAAGLSQSKGDASKAGQAGLTYFANLNKNGNFVPVIGKAASLAQGTTPIVVRWDYNALADRDTLKGNPKVQVVIPKTGVVAGVYVQAISAYAPHPNAAKLWMEYLYSDEGQIGWLKGYCHPMRYNELVTGKKVPQALLDKLPPPSSYKNVVFPTLSQQDAYKETITKHWDETVGANVK from the coding sequence ATGAACCGCACCGCGTTAGCTCGCATACTCTCGATGTCGGCCGTTGCGGGTGTCACCGCCGCCGGCGTCAGCAGCAGCGCTTCGGCCGCGCCGCTCGATGCACTGATCGCCGCCGCCAAGCAGGAAGGCCAACTCACCGTGATCGCGTTGCCCCACGATTGGTGCAACTACGGTGAACTGGTCGCCGGCTTTCAGAAGAAGTACGGCATTAAGATCAACGAACTGAATCCGGATGCGGGTTCGGGCGACGAAGTCGAAGCCATCAAGGCGAACAAGGGCAACAAGGGCCCGCAAGCGCCCGACGTGATCGACGTGGGCCTCTCGTTCGGTCCGTCCGCGAAGGCCGAAGGGTTGCTGCAGCCGTACAAGGTCGCCTCGTGGAACTCGATCCCGAAAGAGTCGAAAGACGCCGACGGCTATTGGTATGGCGATTACTACGGCGTGCTGTCGTTTGAAGTGAACGCCGACATGATCGACAAGGCGCCGTCCGACTGGAGCGATCTGCTCAAGCCGGAGTACAAGAACGCCGTCTCGCTGGCGGGCGATCCGCGCTCGGCCAATCAGGCAATCCAGGCCGTCTATGCCGCGGGCCTCTCGCAAAGCAAGGGCGATGCGAGCAAAGCCGGACAGGCTGGCCTCACTTATTTCGCCAACCTGAACAAGAACGGCAACTTCGTGCCGGTGATCGGCAAGGCCGCATCGCTCGCGCAAGGCACCACGCCGATCGTCGTGCGTTGGGATTACAACGCGCTGGCCGATCGCGACACGCTGAAGGGCAACCCGAAGGTGCAGGTGGTGATTCCGAAAACGGGCGTGGTCGCGGGTGTGTACGTTCAGGCGATCAGCGCGTATGCGCCGCATCCGAACGCAGCCAAGTTGTGGATGGAATATCTGTACTCGGACGAAGGTCAGATTGGCTGGCTGAAGGGCTACTGCCATCCGATGCGCTACAACGAACTGGTGACCGGCAAGAAAGTGCCGCAGGCATTGCTGGACAAGCTGCCGCCGCCTTCGTCGTACAAGAACGTCGTGTTCCCGACGCTCTCGCAACAGGACGCGTACAAGGAAACCATTACGAAGCACTGGGACGAAACGGTCGGCGCGAACGTCAAGTAA
- the ugpQ gene encoding glycerophosphodiester phosphodiesterase — protein MGNGINRALSADWPYPRLAAHRCGGTLAPENTLAGFDACVRYGYRMVEFDAKLSADNQLFLLHDDTLERTTNGHGAAAEHTWQQLAALDAGAWYGPQFAGTRLPTLAEAAGRCARDGIAANIEIKPCPGRDEITGTLVASGALTLWQGQTPPLLSSFSFEALAAARDAAPSLQRGMLFDEVPADWLRVVRELDCVSFHANHRYLTEPLIEEIHAAGLRVLAYTVNDPARAQLLAQWGVDMICTDRIDTLRHDMFSMPANPA, from the coding sequence GTGGGAAACGGGATTAATCGCGCTTTATCCGCAGACTGGCCTTATCCGCGACTCGCCGCGCATCGCTGCGGCGGCACGCTGGCGCCGGAGAACACGCTCGCCGGTTTCGACGCCTGCGTGCGCTATGGCTACCGCATGGTCGAGTTCGACGCCAAGCTTTCCGCCGACAACCAACTCTTTCTGCTGCACGACGACACCCTCGAGCGCACCACCAACGGCCATGGCGCCGCTGCGGAACACACGTGGCAGCAACTGGCCGCGCTCGACGCCGGTGCATGGTACGGGCCGCAATTCGCCGGCACGCGTTTGCCGACGCTCGCCGAGGCGGCGGGGCGCTGTGCGCGCGACGGCATTGCCGCCAACATCGAAATCAAACCGTGCCCCGGCCGTGACGAGATCACCGGGACTCTGGTCGCAAGCGGCGCGCTGACACTATGGCAAGGCCAGACGCCGCCGTTGCTCTCGTCGTTTTCATTCGAGGCGCTCGCCGCCGCGCGTGACGCGGCGCCGTCATTGCAACGCGGCATGCTGTTCGACGAGGTGCCGGCGGACTGGCTGCGCGTGGTGCGCGAACTCGACTGCGTGTCCTTTCACGCGAACCACCGGTACCTGACCGAGCCGCTGATCGAGGAGATTCATGCCGCCGGCCTGCGCGTGCTCGCCTACACCGTCAACGATCCGGCGCGCGCGCAACTGCTCGCGCAATGGGGCGTCGACATGATTTGTACAGATCGCATCGATACACTGCGACACGACATGTTCTCCATGCCGGCCAACCCGGCCTGA
- a CDS encoding DeoR/GlpR family DNA-binding transcription regulator, giving the protein MWQEDRHQRIRALLSTLQRVSTERIMADLGVSRETVRRDLLDLEALGELRRVHGGAIKPADEAPIAERAHMRVKSKTAIAKAATGLIASGQTLFIDAGTTTAALAEELAKLANLTIVTNSIDVALKMRGGVDQTEAANEVILLGGSISDRAMATTGATTVLDIQRYRADLALLSPVGIDHRHGATNYDHAETEVARAMVANADRVAILADYSKIGQRSRISYCPVDRIDVLVTNKKAAEAADFASLKKKLEEIVLA; this is encoded by the coding sequence ATGTGGCAGGAAGACCGTCATCAGAGAATTCGCGCGTTGCTGTCCACGCTTCAACGTGTGTCCACGGAACGGATCATGGCGGACCTCGGGGTGTCGCGCGAAACAGTACGGCGCGATCTGCTCGACCTCGAAGCGCTAGGTGAATTACGGCGCGTGCACGGCGGCGCGATCAAACCAGCCGACGAAGCGCCGATCGCCGAGCGCGCGCACATGCGCGTCAAGTCTAAAACCGCGATCGCAAAGGCGGCCACAGGCTTGATCGCGAGCGGCCAGACACTGTTCATCGACGCGGGCACCACCACCGCCGCGCTGGCCGAAGAACTGGCGAAACTCGCGAACCTCACCATCGTCACCAACTCGATCGATGTCGCGCTGAAGATGCGCGGCGGGGTCGATCAAACCGAAGCCGCCAACGAGGTCATCCTGCTCGGCGGCTCGATCAGCGACCGCGCCATGGCGACCACCGGCGCCACCACCGTGCTCGATATCCAGCGCTATCGCGCGGACCTCGCGCTGCTATCGCCCGTCGGCATCGATCACCGGCACGGTGCGACCAATTACGACCACGCTGAAACCGAAGTGGCGCGCGCCATGGTCGCCAATGCGGACCGCGTGGCGATCCTCGCCGATTACAGCAAGATCGGCCAACGCAGCCGCATCTCCTACTGCCCGGTCGATCGGATCGACGTGCTCGTCACCAACAAAAAGGCGGCCGAAGCCGCCGATTTTGCATCGCTGAAAAAGAAGCTCGAAGAGATCGTTCTTGCCTGA